The following proteins are encoded in a genomic region of Gammaproteobacteria bacterium:
- the bamD gene encoding outer membrane protein assembly factor BamD: MTVLSCFSFFPRPSAVLRLCLALLWLVAAAGCALLPDEIDPTKDWSANKLYSEAKSALDDGSYEQAIKYYEKLDARYPFGRYAQQAEIEIAYAYYKSDESTLAIAALDRFIKLYPRHPNLDYVYYLRGLINFNQGMSIVDRYLPTDRSQRDPGAARQSFQDFGEVVRRFPDSKYAADARQRMVYLRNNLAQYEVHVARYYLRQGAYLAVANRGKYVVEHYQQTPAVPDALDLMVQAYQIMGMNDLAESTLRVLRTSYPNHSAVKTTKIQ, from the coding sequence GCCCTACTCTGGCTGGTAGCGGCAGCCGGTTGCGCCCTGCTCCCCGACGAGATCGATCCAACCAAGGATTGGTCCGCCAACAAGCTCTATTCTGAGGCAAAATCGGCCCTCGACGATGGATCCTATGAACAGGCCATCAAGTACTACGAGAAGCTCGACGCACGCTATCCCTTCGGTCGTTATGCCCAGCAGGCCGAGATCGAGATCGCCTACGCCTACTACAAGTCCGACGAGTCTACCTTGGCCATCGCCGCCCTGGACCGTTTCATCAAGCTCTATCCTCGCCATCCCAACTTGGATTATGTCTACTATTTGCGTGGGCTGATCAACTTCAATCAGGGGATGAGCATTGTCGATCGTTATTTACCTACCGATCGCTCTCAACGTGACCCTGGTGCGGCCCGGCAGTCTTTTCAAGACTTCGGTGAGGTTGTACGTCGCTTCCCGGATAGCAAGTATGCCGCTGATGCCCGTCAACGCATGGTCTACCTGCGCAACAACCTGGCGCAGTATGAAGTCCACGTTGCCCGCTACTACCTGAGACAAGGGGCGTATCTAGCAGTAGCCAACCGAGGTAAGTACGTAGTGGAGCACTATCAACAAACCCCAGCGGTACCCGATGCCCTCGACCTCATGGTTCAGGCGTATCAAATCATGGGTATGAACGACCTCGCCGAGAGTACCTTGCGGGTATTGCGGACGAGTTATCCCAACCATTCTGCCGTTAAAACCACTAAGATTCAGTAG